A region from the Capra hircus breed San Clemente chromosome 9, ASM170441v1, whole genome shotgun sequence genome encodes:
- the TPD52L1 gene encoding tumor protein D53 isoform X7 yields the protein MEAQARGLLETEPLQGRDEDAIASADSPSMLSEEEKEELKAELVQLEDEITTLRQVLSAKERRLVEIKQKLGMNLMNELKQNFSRGWHDVQTTTAYKKTHETLSHAGQKATAAFSNVGTAISKKFGDMRRK from the exons GTTTGTTGGAGACCGAACCACTGCAAGGAAGAGATGAAGATGCAATAGCCAGTGCTGACTCCCCTAGCATGCTCTccgaggaagaaaaagaagagttaaAGGCAGAACTGGTTCAG CTGGAAGACGAAATTACAACCTTACGGCAAGTTTTATCAGCGAAAGAAAGGCGTCTTGTGGAGATAAAACAAAAACTCGGCATGAACCTGATGAATGAATTAAAACAGAACTTTAGCAGAGGCTGGCATGACGTGCAGACCACTACTGC ctACAAGAAAACACATGAAACCCTGAGTCATGCGGGGCAGAAGGCAACTGCAGCTTTCAGCAACGTTGGGACAGCCATCAGCAAGAAGTTTGGAGACATGAG